One window from the genome of Cryomorphaceae bacterium 1068 encodes:
- a CDS encoding DUF4287 domain-containing protein yields MGLTPREMENAIVKNLKDKTGKSLEEWIALLANQSLSDKKEMNAFLKEKHQVGHFQAQTIVKLFLNQNG; encoded by the coding sequence ATGGGATTGACACCTCGCGAAATGGAAAATGCTATTGTTAAGAATCTGAAAGATAAAACGGGAAAATCTCTTGAAGAGTGGATAGCCTTATTAGCAAATCAGAGCCTTTCAGATAAAAAGGAGATGAATGCTTTTCTCAAGGAGAAACATCAGGTTGGTCATTTTCAAGCGCAAACCATTGTAAAGCTGTTTCTCAATCAGAATGGATAA
- a CDS encoding outer membrane beta-barrel protein, translating to MGQTDSTATAVSDQTAEPEETEAEKKKHARVSDFKAYAGVTLSDIIINDSKYESTGSAGYNLGGSYRRGRLFYWEVGVRFNGSSIALDESNFSSEETLNMRQLDFPVSLGINVLSPLRRVVGLRAFVGGVPGVLLDVSNNKFDLTIDDFNSGQFMGQIGVGVDVLFLFVEIGYNQGVTDLLEDVDSKLAQGYFNLGVRF from the coding sequence ATGGGACAAACAGACAGCACCGCAACGGCTGTTTCTGACCAAACGGCTGAGCCCGAAGAAACAGAAGCCGAAAAGAAAAAGCACGCACGCGTGAGTGACTTTAAGGCTTATGCGGGAGTTACGCTGAGTGACATAATCATCAACGACAGTAAGTACGAAAGCACTGGTTCTGCCGGCTACAATTTGGGTGGCTCATATAGACGCGGACGGCTATTCTATTGGGAAGTCGGAGTCAGATTTAATGGCTCGTCCATCGCTTTGGATGAAAGCAATTTTTCTAGTGAAGAGACCCTGAACATGCGGCAATTGGATTTCCCCGTTTCGCTTGGAATAAACGTCTTATCTCCATTGAGACGAGTTGTTGGCCTGCGCGCATTTGTCGGTGGTGTACCGGGAGTGCTTTTGGACGTGTCCAACAACAAATTCGATTTGACCATTGATGATTTCAACAGTGGCCAATTTATGGGACAAATCGGAGTAGGTGTGGACGTTTTGTTCCTGTTTGTTGAAATTGGTTATAACCAAGGGGTCACTGACTTGCTGGAAGATGTTGACTCCAAACTGGCTCAAGGTTATTTCAATCTTGGGGTTCGGTTTTAG
- a CDS encoding T9SS type A sorting domain-containing protein: MKKIIASIILVSATLFANGQCSSMGLSVSASDTAYVQLYHPGFFLIPSGFANTCEWEVTTFSGEVVFQDATSGDAFEQGQVLFDHMVPITDSMEVTVAITNTIEGIICTVTDTLFWKETEVLPGIFIGNWDVLNIVGGVEEVLTSTAHYGGEDNDFKVFPSPFDTYFQIEGSQDLYSLSLLNLSGQVIESYASVSLLEKVDVSHLPAGMYFVQFLSADRSSYGVKRMVKAK, encoded by the coding sequence ATGAAAAAAATCATCGCCTCGATCATCTTGGTCTCAGCCACTCTTTTTGCAAACGGACAGTGTTCAAGCATGGGACTCTCAGTGTCAGCATCCGATACGGCTTATGTTCAGTTGTACCACCCGGGCTTTTTCCTTATTCCTTCGGGATTTGCCAATACCTGCGAGTGGGAAGTGACCACCTTCTCGGGTGAAGTGGTTTTTCAAGATGCCACTTCGGGAGACGCATTCGAACAAGGACAGGTGCTATTTGATCATATGGTGCCCATCACGGATTCTATGGAAGTAACCGTAGCCATTACCAATACCATTGAGGGAATCATCTGCACGGTGACAGACACGCTATTCTGGAAAGAGACTGAAGTCCTGCCGGGGATATTTATTGGAAACTGGGATGTGCTGAATATCGTCGGTGGTGTAGAGGAAGTTCTGACCTCCACGGCTCATTATGGTGGAGAAGACAATGACTTCAAGGTATTTCCTTCTCCATTTGATACTTATTTTCAAATTGAAGGCAGCCAAGATTTGTACTCGCTCAGCCTTCTTAATTTAAGTGGACAAGTGATCGAATCATACGCTAGCGTATCGCTTCTTGAAAAGGTAGATGTGAGCCATCTTCCTGCGGGCATGTACTTCGTACAGTTCCTAAGCGCAGATCGCTCGAGCTATGGTGTCAAAAGGATGGTGAAGGCGAAGTAG
- a CDS encoding DUF4919 domain-containing protein, whose protein sequence is MKKGQLLTVVFFVFSIMGFTQDVKPEKPDYKTIKKEISKKKSEFYYPDLLERFQNADTTMTLKEKRYLYYGYSFQDAYSPYGESDYEDSLRTLARKENPTEPELKKICDFADSVLVESPFNLTAINSQLYALDELQEILKFNERLSQMQMVLDALFSSGDGLEKETAFYVLYVSHEYAVLSIMGYEFRGQSLIEHYDYLTVAKNPEKIEGFYFDISPCLDSMKEMFK, encoded by the coding sequence ATGAAAAAAGGACAATTACTGACCGTGGTTTTTTTTGTATTTTCCATTATGGGATTCACTCAGGATGTAAAGCCGGAGAAACCCGATTACAAAACCATCAAAAAGGAAATTTCAAAGAAAAAGTCGGAGTTCTACTACCCTGATCTTTTAGAAAGATTCCAAAACGCCGATACCACTATGACCTTAAAAGAAAAGAGGTATCTGTATTATGGCTACTCTTTTCAAGACGCCTACTCTCCTTACGGCGAATCTGATTATGAGGATAGTTTGAGAACGCTGGCGCGAAAGGAGAACCCCACGGAACCTGAACTGAAGAAAATCTGTGATTTTGCAGACTCCGTTTTGGTAGAGAGCCCTTTTAACTTAACTGCTATCAATTCCCAGTTGTATGCGCTGGACGAACTTCAGGAGATATTGAAGTTTAATGAGCGATTGAGTCAAATGCAAATGGTATTGGATGCACTATTCAGTTCGGGAGACGGGCTCGAAAAAGAGACGGCTTTTTATGTGCTGTATGTTTCTCATGAGTACGCTGTGCTTAGCATCATGGGATACGAATTCCGCGGTCAGAGTTTGATCGAACATTATGATTACTTGACCGTTGCTAAGAATCCTGAAAAGATCGAGGGCTTCTACTTTGATATCTCCCCTTGTTTAGACTCCATGAAGGAGATGTTTAAGTAG
- a CDS encoding cytochrome-c peroxidase produces the protein MKTFTYAFFFLILMVAVGCQDDDDNEQTDTPDPAVFDDTPYAFDSQGLPPPQALQADNELTVEGVKLGKMLFFEPMLSKNNVMSCGSCHNQNTGFSDTARFSIGVDGIAGGRQAMAVFNMAWHTNEFFWDGRSNLLRDQALKPIQDPLEMDETLDNVVAKLSDSEMYRDQFIRAFGSDEVTPGKMGLAMEQFMLSIVSGNSKYDRFKMGLEELTESEMRGLELFETEYNPFFPEVSGADCQHCHGGPNFENDLYMNNGMDTDAEIQDVGRQAATGNPADRGRFKVPSLRNIALTPPYMHDGRFSTLEEVIDHYNEGIKISASLDGALLATEPTGLLLTDQDKTDLVNFLHTLTDESLATNPEYANPF, from the coding sequence ATGAAGACTTTTACTTACGCCTTCTTTTTTCTCATTCTCATGGTGGCTGTGGGTTGCCAAGACGATGACGACAATGAGCAAACGGATACGCCCGACCCGGCAGTTTTTGACGATACTCCATATGCTTTCGATTCGCAGGGATTACCTCCGCCACAAGCTTTGCAAGCAGATAATGAGCTAACAGTGGAAGGAGTAAAGCTGGGAAAGATGCTCTTCTTTGAGCCTATGCTTTCTAAGAACAATGTGATGTCTTGCGGCTCTTGCCACAACCAAAACACGGGATTTTCGGATACAGCCCGATTTTCCATCGGTGTAGATGGCATAGCCGGAGGGAGACAAGCGATGGCCGTATTCAACATGGCGTGGCATACCAATGAGTTCTTCTGGGACGGACGCTCCAACTTATTGAGAGATCAAGCCTTGAAACCTATCCAAGATCCGCTTGAAATGGACGAGACATTGGATAATGTAGTGGCTAAGCTTAGCGACAGCGAGATGTACCGCGATCAGTTTATAAGAGCCTTTGGCAGCGATGAGGTGACACCCGGGAAAATGGGATTGGCCATGGAGCAGTTTATGCTCAGTATCGTATCGGGTAATTCAAAGTACGACCGATTCAAAATGGGACTGGAAGAGCTGACCGAAAGCGAGATGCGCGGGTTGGAATTGTTTGAAACGGAATACAACCCTTTCTTTCCCGAAGTTTCAGGAGCCGACTGCCAGCATTGCCACGGCGGACCAAATTTTGAGAACGACCTCTACATGAACAATGGAATGGATACCGATGCCGAGATTCAAGATGTAGGTCGCCAAGCCGCTACCGGAAATCCTGCCGATAGAGGCCGCTTCAAAGTGCCGAGTCTGCGGAATATCGCCTTGACACCTCCCTACATGCATGACGGAAGATTTTCCACTCTAGAGGAGGTAATCGATCATTACAATGAGGGCATCAAGATATCGGCCTCATTGGATGGAGCCCTTCTTGCCACCGAACCTACAGGACTTCTCCTCACCGATCAGGACAAGACGGATCTGGTAAACTTTCTGCACACCCTCACCGATGAGTCACTGGCTACCAATCCCGAATACGCCAATCCTTTTTGA
- a CDS encoding c-type cytochrome, with amino-acid sequence MGKRWLLWGLICGVMLSCEKDNGDSNTPDRSEALLVIPDGFPSMEFPDDNPFTKVSYNLGKKLFFDPILSRDSSISCGSCHLPGKAFSDEFSVSLGVDDAPGTRNSPSLANVGYQPYFMREGGVPTLEMQVLVPIQEHNEFDFNILLIAERLNQNPEYVEMSLEAYDRAPDAFVITRAISNFERTLISGNAPYDRYFLQGDEAALNESEKRGMDLFFSDELACSSCHSGFNLTDYSFGNNGLYAAYADIGRKRLTGLDADEALFKVPSLRNVEVTGPYMHDGSMATLQEVILHYESGGEEHPNKSEQIQGFELTNAEREDLIAFLHSLTDTDFITNTNHTP; translated from the coding sequence TTGGGTAAGAGATGGTTGTTGTGGGGCTTGATTTGTGGAGTGATGCTTTCTTGTGAGAAAGACAATGGGGATTCGAATACCCCTGATCGCTCTGAAGCCCTCTTGGTCATCCCCGACGGATTTCCTTCCATGGAATTTCCCGACGACAATCCCTTCACTAAAGTCAGTTACAATTTGGGAAAGAAGCTGTTCTTTGATCCCATTCTTTCCAGAGATTCTTCCATTAGTTGTGGTTCATGTCACCTTCCGGGAAAAGCCTTTAGCGATGAGTTCAGCGTAAGCTTGGGGGTAGATGATGCACCCGGAACACGCAATTCGCCTTCCTTGGCCAATGTTGGTTACCAACCTTACTTCATGCGCGAAGGAGGTGTGCCCACACTTGAAATGCAGGTGCTTGTGCCCATCCAAGAGCACAATGAGTTTGACTTTAATATCTTACTCATTGCCGAAAGGCTGAACCAAAACCCCGAGTATGTGGAGATGAGTCTGGAAGCCTATGATCGGGCCCCGGACGCATTCGTGATCACACGAGCCATATCTAATTTTGAACGCACCTTGATCAGCGGAAACGCTCCCTACGATCGATACTTCCTTCAAGGAGATGAAGCTGCACTCAACGAATCTGAGAAGCGAGGGATGGACCTCTTCTTCAGCGATGAGCTGGCATGCAGCTCTTGCCACTCGGGATTTAACCTCACCGATTATTCCTTTGGCAATAACGGACTCTATGCCGCCTACGCCGATATTGGGCGTAAACGATTGACGGGACTCGACGCAGATGAAGCGCTTTTTAAAGTGCCGTCGCTGCGAAATGTGGAAGTCACGGGGCCATACATGCACGACGGGTCTATGGCCACGCTGCAAGAGGTGATCCTACACTACGAATCGGGAGGGGAGGAGCACCCCAATAAATCAGAGCAGATTCAGGGCTTTGAACTCACTAATGCGGAAAGAGAAGACTTAATAGCTTTCTTACATTCACTCACCGATACTGATTTCATTACCAATACGAATCATACACCATAG